The sequence ATTACGAGGTGGtgtaattaaatggaattgtgctaaactcgtcttatgacagtgaaaacattccacttaaaaagagctaaataattttcttgtagATGTATCTGCTCATTTGTAAtattaaggaatattgttaacgatgtattgtattttatattgtaggagtatcagtcagtagcccgcCATAGGTGAAGCAAACTCTAGTCTTATGTTTTCTTTGTGACATTGTGCGttcaaaccaaataaaaattttgagcGTAATTGTAAACCTGAAGTAGAAAGCTGGTTTTCGGGatctcaaaaataatatcccgggaattgGGGAATcccaaattttcctaaatcccgttTTTTTTTGTCGCGGGCTGGAAATTCTAGTATTGAAATAAaaccatagtggtgctatccattgatttcttatgagactcaccactattggtacagttgcaccactataggtgcaaaggggtcaattttattaaggaaaatcattgttttcaatagttttccaagaaaaatcttagaataagttgtatttaacaaaatattttaagcacgatgcatcaactgaaaccatcataaatatgaaaaatctctataaaaccccactacctccactattggtgctacctctaCTAAGAGTACGGTTACCCtatcaaacaaatttattgtgCGTTAAATAGGATAGAACGAATTAAACAaaactagtcgttcgataactgctaCATGTTTACGTTTtagttagcgaatgccgttcgattaCAACGCATTTCAATCGTTAAACTGTTGTCAGTCGATGTCAGATGCAACAAAAGTGCATTTGACTGTGCAACGCATTGCAGCTGTCgttgattttgacatcattttgaatttttttttaactgttgcagctacagtattgacccgattttgtcactccccgattttgtctacccccgattttgtctacccccgattttatcacgttttcgacccgattttatcacgtcccgattttgtcacgttttcgacccgattttgtcaccccaaaaaaatttgtcattctttttattttcgtaaataataccacaaacaacattgattttcatgaaataactttcaccgcgtgtagtttattacgaacgacctctaagtacctgaaaaacattttgtaagcaatttcgacaagaaaaaaaCGGGTACCAATCACGcctttggcctttccaaggcataaaatgattcatatttgtggaatgaattaaaaaattggaaatattttttttccaattttgtcacataccctgttttatcaccccaaaattcaccaggggggtgataaaatcgggatattactgtatttgcATTTGCAATTGCATTagaaaagcattgcagttaaatgacttgcagttatcgaatgccTCCTGTATATACAAATGGTTGCCTGCACTCCAGCACTCCAGGCCAACCAAAAATTGTAATTGAAATGAAAACCGCAAAAACTAACCGCATAACAATACATTAGCAAATAACTATATGCCGATTGTTTGATAATATTTCAAATCACACACTACCCATGATAACGAAATCAAGTAGGTATTTAGCCAAAGCCTTTTATACAAGCAAAATAATTTCACAACACCCTTTAGAAACTATGTAGATAATCTTACTATACTCTTATCTCACTGTTTCATACGCTGGGAAAAGCACACAGATAGTTTTGTTTATTACAGCAATGATAAAGATCGCTGCTATTCATATTCGGATATTTGTTTCAGACAAATTACACATATGACCATCACCATTACACCTTCGACAATCTGGCTGTAGATAGTTCTTATCAGACTACTATCATCAGCTGTTGTAAGCACAGCAGCTCACTTGTAACGAAGCCGATGACGAGTGCTCTATCAATCAAGTTCTTCCGAAGGAAGGAAGTACTCAGATTCGAATAAACCCGAAATATCGTTGAACAATAATCATTAGATAAACAAACTGAGTGTAAACGACGATATCAATCTCCGTGCTGACATGTTTCGATACGAAACCCTTAATCGTGACGAGGTGAAACGCTTCGAGACACCATTCAATGAAAATTTCACTGAGGTGCACTTGGAGGACACTTCGGTTAATCCGTCCGGGAACCCATCGTGGAAACCGGTTCACTGCGTTATGCCTTCCATGTATCAAAAATATGCGGACCGTATTCGAGAGCTAACAGTTTACGATGATGACGTGTGGATAGTGACGTTTCCGAAGGCTGGCACTACCTGGACTCAGGAAATGGTATGGCTGATTCATCACGATTTGGACTACGAAAAGGCATCCGCAGTCAACCTAACGGAAAGATCTATCTTTTTGGAGTAAGGTGTTATCAACTTCTTTTGagcttttgaaatatttttttttgcattgcaGATTATGCACCTTTTGTTCGAATGTGGATTTACCGGATACTATAGCTCAGGTTGAGCATCTGCCCCGACCACGGCACATTAAAAGTCACCTACCATTAGCACTGCTTCCCAAGCAGCTTTGGATGGTgaaaccgaaaattatatacacCGCAAGAAATCCGAAAGATGTCACCACTTCGTTTATGCATCACTATAAAAATATGCACGGCTTCAAAGGTCCAAGAGAAGATTTTCTGGATGGAATACTGGCGGATAAACTAGTCTACTGCCCACAAATTAAGCACGTTACCGAATTTTGGGCTGTAGCACACCTCCCAAATGTGCTGTTTTTAAACTTTGAAGACATGAAGAGAAATATGCCCGCGGTACTGCGGAAAGTATGTGacttcttcggaaaatcctacAGCCCAAGTCAACTGGCGGAGTTGAATACACATTTGACGTTCGATACTATGAAACGTAGGTATCGTGTTTTTAATGTAATGGTTTTACAGTTTCAAAATTCATTTCAGAAAACAATTCTGCAAACAACCAGATACTGGTGACGGGAATCCAGGACGCTATGGGGATAACCAATGATTTCAAGTTCATGCGTAAGGGTCAAGTCGGTGGCTACAAGGATGAACTTCCAGCAGAGTTTATCGACAAAATGAATAATTTCATTGAAGAACAATTGCAGGGAACAACATTTAAATACAAAGAATGAAACAAACTTTCCTTAAAACAATGATTGACATAATGAAGAAAAATCATGCAAGGgtgcaaaaaaatctgaaataattatttcttGATTGTCATCATACTTGCAGATAACCGTGCAAGAATTGACTTCGAGTAGTTGATTTCGAATTGGACATTTGTTACTTGTGAACTCGAATGCTCCTTTTTTCAGATTCCCTTGAGGTGTCAACGATTGGACTTCTACGGAATTATAAATTTTGGTATTGATCAGTAGAATTTTCCtgaaacataataaaataataatgacaCGCACGCTAAACCAGGCTCAATTAGTTTTAGTTTAAACCAGGTTTCGATTTCAGAACTTCGAAAGTGCTCAACCTTATTAGCCTATTAACATTTTCAATTCTATTTGGCTTATTAAAATTTCATTACAGTTTAATTAAGGCATCGCATAATCAATAGGGTTTTATACTAGCTTTCATCTAGTTCAAGTTACTTCATTCTCCTATAATACTGCTTGTAATCGCATAACAATCCCATATAAAAAAAGTGCCAACAGAAAAAATTGCCGATTGAGTTGAAATCTGATTTTCTatcattgaatatttttcatgCTTTGAATAGTAAATTTGATCGACAAAATGGAATTATAGTAAcacaattttacacgtcgttgaatattcaaaactatttgctttGTAGGATGCATTGGCCCAGTTCTGCAGATCATTTTCATTTTGCTCATCACCGCattagaaacgaaaaaaataaacTATTGGCTACCCCTCCAATCCCTTAGTTTGGGCTTGTGAAATATTCTACGACTGTGGATAGATGAAAGTAAGCCATTTGACAAAAAAGCCGTGTTATGTTTCTGGTACCTACATACAAAGAACAGACAAACATGTTGAGAAAGGtaaaaatttgtcaaaattcaaattatcATGACTTTGCTTCATAAATTCAATTTCGATAAATTTGAAATCTATGAACGCAAAAATTCCCCTAGTTTTCTGTCTTTTCTCAAAGAGTTGGATCAGTGAATGCAACTAATAGattgatatttaaatgtttgaaatgttttcttaatgtcacttcaatcttcaaaattgttaaaaataaaagagcatatTTTTTGCCAGCTTTGTAGGACAACTCTGGTTCTACATAGGTCACTGCAACTGATATGTGACCGAGTTTAGTAGCAACCGAGTTGTTGCAAGTATTTCTGCCTGACTTATGCTGCTCGAGTGAAACATCTCCGGTAACCATGGACTGACGAAATATTGAGGATAATGGCAGAACACTAGAAGAACTTTTGCGTCCAAATTTTTCAGTTTTATTGAGGGGAAAAACCGTTCGGCCGAAGGCCACTgagccgaaagttgtttggccgaacagaccattatgcagaataggtcatttgaccgaatagatcatttggccgaatatgatatttggccgaattggtcttTTTGCCGAAtacgtcatttggctgaataggttatttggccgaataggtcgtttggccgaataagaaaTTTGGCCGATCAGATCATTTGACcgtaaaggacatttggtcgtataggttatttggccgaatagaacatttgactgaatagtcatttggcctaatagatcatttggcttaatagccatttgaccgaatagatcttTTGAAAAgagaagacgtctcacttttcacacctcatttcttacttttcaaatgacttattcggtttGCTAGAAAATCCTTTTAACCGAAAAAGACATTTGACAGAAAGGTTCAATTAGCCGACGAATATATGATTTGGACAAACGGGTCATAtagccaaaaatgtcgttcaaccgaaaaagttatttgtctgaataggtcatttggccctAGTTATCCTAGATTCTAGTCGTTCAAGAGAATCAGaataatgcaaaattatccAGAAATTTTTATCACAAGTTGGTTCGTTGATAATCACGACAAAAAATCTGTCGCATTACTAGATTTGATGAGAACTTTATAAGATAAAAACTACCAGATAcatctatataaataaaaattagtttagGTTCCCTTCCACGAatgggttgaccgatttgcaaaatttccgccctaatcgattcgtcttgggattcgtaaggtttgtttacaaaaaagcTGGTGAATTTGGTGGGGAGAGGTAAAAAAACGGTAGAATACATTTTGGGTCTTTGACTATTTTTCGCTAGTATTAACATAAaagaaagatttaaaaaaaacctatcCTATGTTATGTCATGCCtgatgaaagaaaaaaagaagaaatcttTCCATAGGTTGTTGCGATGCATCTGTGGGGGTCCGGAAGTGGCTATAAGATCTGATTCTtcctcaatggctctacattccaactggaacttggcctgctttaaTACTTAGTATTCAACTAATAATTGAAAGcgtttctatgcccgccattgcatgagtcaATAACTTGCGTGGTAAGTACagtggatacactatgctcagggcgtcgaaaatgtttcccacccgaaaacctcctagaccggaccgagaatcgaactcgcctaACTGGAGCCATGAGATAAATTTCtcaattaacttttcaaaaggatccaAGTAAAAATtgtccatgaattaatttgaatactgcaataaatagctttcatgttgttctgttgattgtgcTATTTAAATTaactcatgaaaaaaatgttgttaccatttgaaaagttaagtgaaATTTCCTTCTATAATTTCgggaaaaaagggaaaaaaatcagaaaaggcTGCTATTCTTCCTCGTAGAATaacccaggtaaccaataagcattaaagtaagcacaATAGTAGCTTTATActggcattgcatatgctccatgctgtaaataagcattacgaaaacctggctgttctaaataagcattctaaaagcaatcatgagaggcatagtgttataatagcattttgaatgcaaaatgttgtttttcgctaagtgcaatggaacagctacattagtgccactttaaggCCTGTAGTGTTCATACGTCAAACGGAAAACATGCAACCATATAGCGGGGactatttgtccaatgaacttacatttgagaatagaaatcggtacgtgctgaatgttttttttccattccgaccattgacaggagtacttgtcgttaaggcctcttacggtgtcattcagaatggctgcGGCTCACCAACACAATCTTACAATTACCCACTTTCTCACTCCAATTAGCACCGAGCAGTTTGTTTGTGATTGAAAAAACCACACCTGATAACACTTTTACTAGGAAAAGTATCAGAACTATGTAAGAATCTTAATCTACacattgataaattatcaaACCATATAGTGCTCATTTAGCGTCGATTCAATCAAAATAAAACTGAGTGAAAATAAAACGTCGGTTGATCGTCGTCGGCAGCGTCGTATGCAAGCAGTCATTGATCATTGCCTATACCAGAAGACAGTGATGTGAACATGAAATACTGTGAAATCACAGTGAAAAGTGGtgaaaacatgtaaaatatcgaaaaaataataaatctccCTCCAACCTGTTATCTATTAATGTCATAAATATATCGTCATTATCCTACTTTGGTACgtcttgaaaaatcaaaaagaaaacgcagtaaatttcaattatACTTACTATTTGTGAATTTGAACAGCTGGTAACAATATCGCAAGACGTAAACATAAACATCTagcataatgaaaaaataatacataaatatCGTCGCAAATCAAAGCGAATCTGTTGATTTTCGGACACATTTCGTTAGTTTATGCCATAGTCAAACAGTATTGAGTATTCCTGTATTCAACTTGGACTGAAATCGTTCACATTAATGCATTGTTTACGGTAATCGGATGTaaacaaaaaacccagattaatccacctagcggtgatggtgcctttctcgttttttgcctttctcgtatactaagtatacggtaaaggctatatgatcgctccaaaaacaaactttttatagaaggcccggagacccatagtgttatataccaatcgactcagttcgacgaatcgaggtgatgtctgtgtgtgtgtgtgtgtgtgtgtgtgtgtgtgtgtgtgtgtgtgtgtgtgtgtgtgtgtgtgtgtgtgtgtgtgtgtgtgtgtgtgtgtgtgtgtgtgtgtgtgtgtgtgtgtgtgtgtgtgtgtgtgtgtgtgtgtgtgtgtgtgtgtgtgtgtgtgtatgtgtgtgtgtgtgtgtgcaaaactactcaaaaaatgtcactcatttttcgggcacttatcctcaaccgatttactcgcaaaaagttgcattcgacgcagaatcctgtctcattgtctcctatttgaaattggccagatcggactatgggatcgagagttatggccaaaatacaaattcatacgaaaaaatcacgtaaaaaatttcactcatttttcgggcacttatcctcaaccgatttgctcgcaacaagttgcattcgacgcaaaatcctgtcccattgtttcctattttaaattggccagatctaactatgggatcgacagttatggccaaaatacaaattcatacgaaaaatcgcgtaaaaaatgtcactcatttttcgggcacttatcctcaaccgatttactcgcaacaagttgcattcgacgcagaatcctgtctcattgtttcctatttgaaattggccagatcggactatgggatcggaagttatggccaaaatacaaattcatacgtaaaaatcgcgtaaaaaatgtcactcatttttcaggcacttatcctcaaccgatttgctcgcaacaaaatgcattcgtcgcagaatcctgtcccattgtttccttttgaaaattggccaggtcggactatgggatcggaagatatggctaaaatgcaaactgttacaaaaaaatcgcgtaaagaatgtcactaattttttagccatttatcttcagctgatttgctcgcaacaagttgcattcgacgcataatcaTGTCTCGATGTGTCCTATTGAACATTGGGCAGATCGAAATATGGGagcggaagttatggccgaaacaccatttttgccttttacctacaaagtatacgaaaaggctatatgttcgttccaaaaccaaacttttacataaagcctggagacccatagtgttatataccaatcgactcagctcgacgaagtgagatgatgtctctgtgtgtgcacgcaccaaaagtgcaaaaagtttagctcatttttttggtacttatccacaaccgatttacttgcaacaagtttcattcgacgcggaatcctgtcgtattgttgaTTTGGAAGatggaaaatttggaaaatcggactatgggcacagaaattatggcctaAATACtttgtgttataaaaaagcgcgtaaaaaagtctagctcacttttaatgcacctaccctcaatcgatttactcacaacaaattgcattaggcgcggaatcctgttctattattttctattggaaattggccattatcttagaaattatggccaaaatactttttgcctttcttgtgcaacgaaaggctataatttctctctgaaaacgaactatcggatgcttccacactaatACACTTCTCTCCCTCTTCaaacgggagtttggcagaaggacggtCTTGAGAtttttatcataacaaatattgccttCCGCTCGCTTGATTGGAagaacattttcgttttctttttgtgtagtcggagcttcagtttaacaaacatccaaaagtgatatccttaaaatatatgactgggtaaaataaaacattggtatgtacattttgtttagaacattattttgagctttttagtggaatgtcttcacttgtcataagacgagtttgtacaatcccatttaattccaccacttaattgtattatTGATCTTgatatctgtcaagatacaattaagtggtggaattaaatgggattgtataaactcgtcttatgacaagtgatgggtatgtacgtcaaaaagattcttcttcttcttcttattggcattacatccccacactgggatagagccgcctcgcagcttagtgttcattaagcacttccacagttattaactgcgaggtttctaagccagtttaccattttagcattcatgaggctaacacgatgatacttttatgcccagggaagtcgagacaatttccaatccgaaaattgcctagaccggcaccgggaatcgaacccagccatcctcagcatggtcttgctttgtagccgcgcgtcttaccgcacggctaaggagggcccctacggtcaaaaagattgaaaaaaaaaatggtcgaaattcttattagcatactGTAGATCAacttgaaaaccgaactgagatctcgcgacaatcgcattttctcgcatttccggatgttgcaactgcatcgcgagtagtgcgcatctgtAGTCGTGcatcactcgcgatgcagttgcgatatccgaaaatgggacaaaatatggtTTTCGGTTTttaactggatctacaatatctttgccttaaataatctgattttcatagaacggacaaagaatttttccttttttctcctaactactagctcatctatttttaaacacacacattttacgaaggtcgagaaaggcaccatcaccgctaggtggattaatctgggtttttcgagtgagtaatttctacgcacttttggtgaaaaaaaagtattttggccataacttctgagcccatagtccgacccggccaattttcaacaggaaacattGGGatcggattctgcatcgaatgcaacttgttgcgagagtaagctaagagtaagtgcctaaaaaaggagtgagatttttttgggtaaaaaaatgttttttggccaaaactccgaatcccatagtccgattccgccaattttcattacgaaacaatgggacaagattccgcgtcgaatgcaacttgatgggagcaaatccgttaaagataagtgcctgaaaaatgagtgagaattttgtatgtgtttcttatgtaaaaaaatgaattttggccataactcccatagtccgatctgtccaatgttcaatacgaaacaattggacaagattccgcgtcgaatgcaatttgttgcgagcaaatcggttaaggataagtgcctgaaaatgagtgagattattttgcgcatacacatacacatacagtcttccctgaagcatggaaaaggcagagcttggtcctattgccaaaggcgggaaaaccaccgggggatccgtcggcatatagaccaatatgcctgcttgatacggcggggaaggtgctcgagaagatcatcctcaacaggttgttgatacgcacggagggtgcggatggtctatcgagtaaccagtttggcttccgaaagggtaagttgaccgtagacgctatcttgtaagaggaggggagttcgctattgtgcagtagtgactctcgacgtgaggaatgctttcaatagtgccagttgggcagctattgcagatgcgctcctgcgtcttggaattcccgagtacctgtacaagattctcggaagctacttccagaatcgagtactggtacacgacacggaggcgggtcgaaATGcggagtgcttcgaaatgcgcggcacgagaggcgtccgtaggactgtcaggttggcctcaatggtcaaatgccagcgtgcgtgggacagttccactaagggtagatagACACATAGGTTTATACCACGTACCTATGTCAAGAGGctccatggggaaatcactttccacctgacccaggtccttacaggccatggttgcttcagacagtacctacaccggttcagCCACCGGGCCCTGCcggaggaaacggcggaacacgtgttgttcgtgtgcccgcgttttcgtacaatgcgtgaccacatgcttgccatatgtggtctggacactaccccggacaacctagtccggaggatgtgtaaagatgaagttggctggaacgctgttttatcggctatcgtccaaatcatctcggagctacacagaagatggcgcgtggactcgaggaatggctagttcaggcgcaaataagaggtggtccaagggttcggagtcggcttcatgggtcataccggtgccctgtggtcgaactcgttcttttatcgaacaagtggccgcgtgaataacaacatggtatcgtcgctttcgcggcgtcggtcaaccgggcgggttccgagcccacggaaaggggtcctcgtcaaggctggggcaggcgtaggcaccgcgtcggcaagtccctctgtctGCTgccgaataggccctatcggccctagagaggtcaatttagggtgcacgcggcatcatcactcatcattcttgataccagtcgtgcagagggaagcaggcgcgaagtcaacccttcccaccttccgaggacatagggcg comes from Armigeres subalbatus isolate Guangzhou_Male chromosome 2, GZ_Asu_2, whole genome shotgun sequence and encodes:
- the LOC134214325 gene encoding luciferin sulfotransferase-like; the protein is MFRYETLNRDEVKRFETPFNENFTEVHLEDTSVNPSGNPSWKPVHCVMPSMYQKYADRIRELTVYDDDVWIVTFPKAGTTWTQEMVWLIHHDLDYEKASAVNLTERSIFLELCTFCSNVDLPDTIAQVEHLPRPRHIKSHLPLALLPKQLWMVKPKIIYTARNPKDVTTSFMHHYKNMHGFKGPREDFLDGILADKLVYCPQIKHVTEFWAVAHLPNVLFLNFEDMKRNMPAVLRKVCDFFGKSYSPSQLAELNTHLTFDTMKQNNSANNQILVTGIQDAMGITNDFKFMRKGQVGGYKDELPAEFIDKMNNFIEEQLQGTTFKYKE